A single Lactuca sativa cultivar Salinas chromosome 8, Lsat_Salinas_v11, whole genome shotgun sequence DNA region contains:
- the LOC111900622 gene encoding cytochrome P450 CYP72A219 — protein sequence MEIMSQYRWVASWCAVAMAMAVPWKMLEWVWFKPKRLEKCLRQQGLTGTSYKLLFGDTKEIMQTTKLEPMNLCDDIMPRVMPFVHRAIQTYGNIFFAWFGPVPTLHIIDPEVVRDVLSRMNEFQKPRKNNPYIKILSTGVIDYEGDKWSKHRKIINPTFHAEKLKLMAPAMCLSCCEMIKRWETLFSNEESLELDVFPHLQTLSGDVISRTAFGSSYEEGVRIFDLQNEIGSILMHVIQSLYIPGSRFLPNSRNKRMEEIDHEVKTLIKDMIHKRTIAMEAGKSMHDDLLGILLQSNYNEIQETGNKKFGMSIDEIIEECKLFYFAGHETVGNLLVWTMVLLSRYPDWQELAREEVFQVFAHNQPNIDGLSRLKIVNMILLEVLRLYPGVTALYRMCIKETKVAGINLPEGTLVIMPILAMHHDQETWGDDAMEFNPQRFSQGVSNATTRGQHSYFPFGGGPRICIGQNFAMLEAKIAMAIILQRFSFVLSPSYSHAPQSIITLQPQYGAHLILRKVNLPKSV from the exons ATGGAAATAATGAGCCAATACCGGTGGGTTGCAAGCTGGTGTGCTGTGGCTATGGCAATGGCGGTGCCATGGAAAATGTTGGAGTGGGTATGGTTCAAACCAAAAAGGCTTGAAAAATGCCTAAGGCAGCAAGGTCTCACAGGCACCTCCTACAAGCTACTCTTTGGAGATACAAAAGAGATCATGCAGACAACAAAGCTAGAGCCCATGAATCTTTGTGATGATATCATGCCTAGAGTCATGCCCTTTGTTCATAGGGCAATTCAAACCTATG GTAATATTTTCTTTGCATGGTTCGGACCGGTGCCAACATTGCACATAATTGATCCGGAAGTCGTGAGGGACGTCTTATCCCGCATGAATGAATTTCAAAAACCTAGGAAAAACAACCCGTATATTAAGATACTATCAACGGGCGTAATAGATTATGAAGGAGATAAATGGTCTAAACATAGAAAAATTATCAATCCTACTTTCCATGCCGAGAAATTAAAG TTAATGGCACCGGCTATGTGTTTAAGTTGCTGTGAGATGATAAAGAGGTGGGAGACATTGTTTTCGAATGAAGAATCGTTGGAGTTGGATGTATTTCCCCATCTTCAAACGTTATCAGGCGATGTGATTTCACGTACTGCATTTGGTAGTAGCTATGAGGAAGGTGTAAGGATTTTTGACCTTCAGAATGAAATAGGTTCTATACTTATGCATGTGATACAATCTTTATACATCCCTGGATCGAG ATTCCTTCCAAACTCAAGGAACAAAAGAATGGAGGAGATCGATCATGAAGTGAAGACTTTGATAAAGGATATGATCCATAAACGAACAATTGCAATGGAAGCAGGAAAAAGCATGCACGATGACTTATTAGGCATATTGTTACAGTCGAACTACAATGAGATTCAGGAAACTGGAAACAAAAAATTTGGAATGAGCATTGATGAAATCATCGAAGAGTGTAAACTTTTCTACTTTGCAGGCCATGAAACTGTGGGTAATTTACTTGTATGGACGATGGTTTTATTGAGCAGATATCCAGATTGGCAAGAGCTTGCAAGAGAAGAAGTTTTTCAAGTTTTTGCACATAACCAACCAAATATTGATGGACTGAGCCGCCTAAAAATT gTAAATATGATATTGCTCGAGGTTCTAAGGTTGTACCCAGGAGTGACAGCATTGTATCGAATGTGCATCAAGGAAACCAAGGTAGCTGGCATAAATCTTCCTGAAGGAACACTGGTCATAATGCCGATATTAGCAATGCACCATGATCAAGAAACATGGGGCGATGATGCCATGGAATTCAACCCACAAAGATTCTCTCAAGGTGTCTCAAATGCAACAACTAGGGGCCAACATTCTTATTTCCCATTCGGTGGGGGGCCTCGTATATGTATCGGACAAAACTTTGCTATGTTGGAAGCCAAAATCGCAATGGCTATAATTCTACAACGATTTTCTTTCGTGCTTTCACCATCTTACTCACATGCCCCTCAATCTATCATCACTCTCCAACCTCAGTATGGTGCTCACTTAATTTTGAGGAAAGTAAACTTACCGAAGAGTGTGTAA